The sequence CGCCGCGCAACTGGCCTGCGCCCGCGCCTGGAGCCTGTGGGAAGGCCAGACCATCACGCTGTTGCCCGATCCGACTGGTGCGGCCAAGCATGGCGATGACGACTTCGCGCTGGCGTTTTCGCGCATCGAAAACCATTATTTCGTGCATGGCGGCTGGCTGGAGGAGGGCCAGCTGATCCGGGACGCGGGCAAGCTGGCCGGCATTCCCGGCGTCATCGTGCAGGGCCGCTACGACATGGCCTGCCCCGCCAGAACCGCCTGGGACTTGCACCGCGCCTGGCCGCAGGCGGAATTTCACCTGATTGCCGATGCCGGCCATGCCTTCAACGAGCCCGGCATCCTGGCGCAGCTGATCGCCGCGACTGACCGGTTTGCACGCTGAGGCGCCATGAGCGCTGCGGTTCAGGGTTTTCCGCCTTGCGCGACAATGCATAACTCTATGGAACATCTCACCACATTAGCCGACTGGCTGGCGCATTGCGAGCGCCTGCACCCGAAAAGCATCGACATGGGCCTGGACCGCGTCCGGGCCGTGGCCGGGCGCATGGGCCTGAAGTTCGACTGCCCGGTCATCACCGTGGCCGGCACCAACGGCAAGGGCTCGACCTGCGCCATGCTGGAGGCCATTTTGATGGAATCGGGCTACCGCACCGGGGTGTACACCTCGCCGCACCTGGTGCATTTCGAGGAGCGCTGCCGGGTTCGCGGCGATATCGTCAGTGCTACTGATTTGGTAGCTAACTTCGCCCGTGTGGAAAGCGCAAGGTGCCAAAATGGCGATGAAATATCGCTGACCTACTTTGAATTCACGACGCTGGCGATTTTGCAACTGCTGGCCGATGCAAAACTCGACGTCGTGATTCTGGAAGTGGGCCTGGGCGGCCGGCTCGACGCGGTCAACATCCTCGACGCCGATTGCGCGGTCATCACCAGCATCGACCTGGACCACATGGAATTGCTGGGCAACGACCGGGAAGCCATCGGCTTCGAGAAAGCCGGCATCATGCGCGCCGGCAGGCCGGTCATCGTCAGCGACCCGGTGCCGCCGCAAAGCGTCCTGGACCATGCGGCACGGCTGGGCGCGGACCTGTGGCGCTTTGGCCAGGACTTCAATTTCTCGGGCGACAAGTTGCAGTGGAGCTGGGCCGGCCGGGGCCGCCGCTATGCCGGGCTGGCGTATCCGGCGCTGCGCGGCGCCAACCAGCTGGTCAATGCGTCGGGCGTGCTGGCGGCGCTGACGGCGCTGCGGGGTCGCCTGCCGATCACCGCGCAGGCGGTGCGCAACGGCCTGTCCCTGGTCGAGCTGCCGGGCCGTTTCCAGATCATTCCCGGCCAGCCGACACTGGTGCTGGATGTGGCGCACAACCCGCATTCGGTCGCGGCGCTGACTGAAAATTTAGATGCCATGGGGTTTTACCCGTGTACCCATGCAATTTTTGGCGCGATGGCCGACAAGGACGTCGCGCCCATGCTGGCGCGCATCAGCCCGCTGATCGACAAGTGGTATTTCACCGACCTGCCCACGCCTCGCGCCGCCACCGGTCAGGCGCTGCTGGCCCGGTGGCAGGCCGGCAACAGCCGCGCCGACGCCACGGCCCATGCTTGCCAAACGCCCGAGTCCGCGCTGGAGGCTGCCGTCATGGCGGCAAACCCCGCTGATAGAATCGTGGTTTTTGGCTCCTTCTACACCGTGGGCGGCATTTTGAAGAACGGCGTGCCGCGTCTTTCAGCGCCGCACCTTTCTGACTAGAGTCGAATCAACCGGACCCAACCGCCTGCGCCGGAACTGGAAGCACTCCGCAACCCACCTTGGCCTTTAACGGATTCCAACTCACACCATGCCGTTTTTCAAGTTCCGCCGGGGCGATTCCGCATCAGTCCCTCCTGCCGGCTCAGCCGCCCAGGCGCTCAGCGTGGAAGTCTTGCGCAAACGCGCCAAGCACCGCCTGGTTGGCGCCTCGGTGCTGGTGCTGCTGGGCGTCGTGGGTTTTCCGCTGGTGTTTGACACCCAGCCCCGGCCTGTCGCGGTCGATATTCCGATTGAAATACCCGGAAAAAACTCGGTCAAGCCGCTGGTGCTTCCTGCTGCGCCCGCTGCCACTGCACCCGCGCCCGCACCCGCCAAAACGTCTGCCCGTGCGGCGTCACCCGAAACCATAGCCGCCGCCGCCAGCTTGTCGCCCCAGGAAGAGATTTATCCCTCAAAACCTGCCTCTCCGCTTACTGAGCCTGCGTCTCCAGCTATCAAAAAAGAAGTGAAGCCAGCACCCAGGCAGGAAGCAAAACCCGAGGTCAAGCCCAAGGCCGAACCGAAGCCTGAACCCAGGGTCGAAGCCAGGGCCGAGCCCAGGGTCGAACCCAAGGCCGAACCCAGGGTCGAACCAAAGCCCGAGGCCAAAGTCGAGGCCAAGCCCGTCGTCAAGGCAGAAACCAAACCGGCTCCCAAGCCCGCGCC comes from Polaromonas naphthalenivorans CJ2 and encodes:
- the folC gene encoding bifunctional tetrahydrofolate synthase/dihydrofolate synthase, which translates into the protein MEHLTTLADWLAHCERLHPKSIDMGLDRVRAVAGRMGLKFDCPVITVAGTNGKGSTCAMLEAILMESGYRTGVYTSPHLVHFEERCRVRGDIVSATDLVANFARVESARCQNGDEISLTYFEFTTLAILQLLADAKLDVVILEVGLGGRLDAVNILDADCAVITSIDLDHMELLGNDREAIGFEKAGIMRAGRPVIVSDPVPPQSVLDHAARLGADLWRFGQDFNFSGDKLQWSWAGRGRRYAGLAYPALRGANQLVNASGVLAALTALRGRLPITAQAVRNGLSLVELPGRFQIIPGQPTLVLDVAHNPHSVAALTENLDAMGFYPCTHAIFGAMADKDVAPMLARISPLIDKWYFTDLPTPRAATGQALLARWQAGNSRADATAHACQTPESALEAAVMAANPADRIVVFGSFYTVGGILKNGVPRLSAPHLSD
- a CDS encoding SPOR domain-containing protein translates to MPFFKFRRGDSASVPPAGSAAQALSVEVLRKRAKHRLVGASVLVLLGVVGFPLVFDTQPRPVAVDIPIEIPGKNSVKPLVLPAAPAATAPAPAPAKTSARAASPETIAAAASLSPQEEIYPSKPASPLTEPASPAIKKEVKPAPRQEAKPEVKPKAEPKPEPRVEARAEPRVEPKAEPRVEPKPEAKVEAKPVVKAETKPAPKPAPASDDGARAIALLNGTAALQAQAPKVAALTKPAALPKPAATEETKAAAAETKGRMVVQVGAFADSAKADETRRKLEKAGLTTYTQVADTKDGKRIRVRVGPFASKAEAERAVNKIRSLDLPVAILSF